One SAR324 cluster bacterium DNA window includes the following coding sequences:
- a CDS encoding ABC transporter substrate-binding protein, whose translation MLNKLRRILTVGSVAMAVWATPLFAETELRMTWYNDGIEGEVMRSLLDRFEAQNSDIKVNLDVVPYKSIMESLPVQLAAGDGPDLARVTDLGGLSKYYMDLRPYLNDAGYWEKSFGPFLKWLRQPGDTSAISGFMTQLTVTGPYVNKTLFEQAEVPMPGKGATWDDWAKASKQVADKLEIPIPMAWDRSGHRVSGPAIAMGAKMFDGSGEPALVDEGLKRMTQRLYDWHQQGIMAKELWGSVSGSAYLGANEDFTNAQVVMYMSGSWQIPQFAKNIGDAFDWWAVPAPCGPAACTGMPGGAALVAIKDTKHPEEVAKLMDWLAQEENLAEFYGRTLFIPGHLGLAEKGVDFDTDDPRAKHALETFAGAVPGISPTAFDLQGYVYNRVMFNALISRLNEAIMGELTLDQAYERMEQDIQQQIAEKKRGS comes from the coding sequence ATGCTAAACAAACTCAGAAGAATCTTGACGGTGGGTTCAGTCGCAATGGCGGTTTGGGCTACCCCCCTGTTTGCCGAGACCGAACTGAGAATGACTTGGTATAACGACGGGATCGAAGGGGAAGTCATGCGATCATTATTAGATCGTTTTGAAGCCCAGAACTCAGATATAAAAGTCAACTTGGACGTGGTGCCATATAAATCAATCATGGAAAGTTTGCCAGTACAGCTTGCTGCTGGAGATGGACCTGACCTCGCCCGTGTCACTGATCTTGGTGGTCTCTCAAAATACTACATGGATCTCCGACCGTATCTGAATGATGCGGGTTATTGGGAGAAGAGCTTTGGTCCCTTTCTCAAGTGGTTACGCCAACCAGGAGACACCTCAGCCATTTCTGGATTCATGACTCAGTTGACGGTCACAGGGCCCTATGTCAATAAGACCTTGTTTGAGCAAGCAGAAGTGCCAATGCCTGGCAAAGGAGCTACCTGGGATGATTGGGCTAAGGCCTCCAAGCAGGTTGCCGATAAATTGGAAATTCCTATTCCAATGGCCTGGGACCGCTCTGGTCACCGTGTTTCAGGACCTGCAATCGCCATGGGTGCCAAAATGTTTGATGGCAGTGGCGAACCAGCTCTGGTTGATGAGGGTTTGAAGCGTATGACACAGCGCCTCTATGACTGGCATCAGCAGGGAATCATGGCCAAGGAACTCTGGGGCTCTGTTTCTGGATCAGCATATTTAGGTGCAAATGAGGATTTTACCAACGCCCAGGTTGTGATGTATATGAGTGGCTCTTGGCAAATTCCCCAGTTTGCCAAGAACATTGGTGATGCTTTTGATTGGTGGGCGGTTCCTGCCCCTTGTGGTCCAGCAGCTTGTACCGGCATGCCCGGTGGAGCAGCCTTGGTAGCCATTAAAGATACTAAGCATCCTGAAGAGGTGGCTAAACTAATGGACTGGTTGGCTCAGGAAGAAAATCTAGCAGAGTTCTACGGTCGAACACTGTTTATTCCAGGACATCTTGGGTTGGCAGAGAAGGGTGTTGATTTTGATACAGACGATCCCCGTGCGAAGCATGCTTTGGAGACCTTCGCTGGAGCAGTACCTGGCATTTCTCCAACCGCTTTTGACCTGCAGGGATATGTTTACAACCGCGTGATGTTCAACGCACTGATCTCGCGTCTGAATGAAGCTATCATGGGTGA